A portion of the Homo sapiens chromosome 16, GRCh38.p14 Primary Assembly genome contains these proteins:
- the NPIPA7 gene encoding nuclear pore complex-interacting protein family member A7, with amino-acid sequence MFCCLGYEWLSGGCTTWHSAWVINTLADHRHRGTDFGGSPWLLIITVFLRSYKFAISLCTSYLCVSFLKTIFPSQNGHDGSTDVQQRARRSNRRRQEGIKIVLEDIFTLWRQVETKVRAKIRKMKVTTKVNRHDKINGKRKTAKEHLRKLSMKEREHREEERQVSEAEENGKLDMKEIHTYMEMFQRAQALRRRAEDYYRCKITPSARKPLCNRVRMAAVEHRHSSGLPYWPYLTAETLKNRMGHQPPPPTQQHSIIDNSLSLKTPSECVLYPLPPSADDNLKTPPECLLTPLPPSALPSADDNLKTPAECLLYPLPPSADDNLKTPPECLLTPLPPSAPPSADDNLKTPPECVCSLPFHPQRMIISRN; translated from the exons ATGTTTTGTTGCTTAGGATATGAATGGCTGAGCGGAGGCTGTACAACCTGGCACTCTGCTTGG GTTATCAATACTCTGGCTGACCATCGTCATCGTGGGACTGACTTTGGTGGAAGTCCTTGGTTACTTATCATTACTGTGTTTCTGAGAAGTTATAAATTTGCCATCTCCCTCTGCACAAGTTACCTTTGT GTGTCTTTCCTGAAGACTATCTTCCCATCTCAAAATGGACATGATGGATCCACGGATGTACAGCAGAGAGCCAGGAGGTCCAACCGCCGTAGACAGGAAG gaaTTAAAATTGTCCTGGAAGACATCTTTACTTTATGGAGACAGGTGGAAACCAAAGTTCGAGCTAAAATCCGTAAGATGAAGGTGACAACAAAAGTCAACCGTCATGACAAAATCAATGGAAAGAGGAAGACCGCCAAAGAACA TCTGAGGAAACTAAGCATGAAAGAACGTGAgcacagagaagaggagaggcaggtgtcagaggcagaggaaaatgggaaattgGATATGAAAGAAATACACACCTACAT GGAAATGTTTCAACGTGCGCAAGCGTTGCGGCGGCGGGCAGAGGACTACTACAGATGCAAA ATCACCCCTTCTGCAAGAAAGCCTCTTTGCAACCGG GTCAGAATGGCGGCAGTGGAGCATCGTCATTCTTCAGGATTGCCCTACTGGCCCTACCTCAcagctgaaactttaaaaaacaggatGGGCCACCAGCCACCTCCTCCAACTCAACAACATTCTATAATTGATAACTCCCTGAGCCTCAAGACACCTTCCGAGTGTGTGCTCtatccccttccaccctcagcggatgataatctcaagacacctcccGAGTGtctgctcactccccttccaccctcagctctaccctcagcggatgataatctcaagacacctgccgagtgcctgctctatccccttccaccctcagcggatgataatctcaagacacctcccGAGTGtctgctcactccccttccaccctcagctccaccctcagcggatgataatctcaagacacctccTGAGTGTGtctgctcactccccttccaccctcagcggatgataatctcaagaaactaa